A genomic segment from Eremothecium gossypii ATCC 10895 chromosome III, complete sequence encodes:
- the HHO1 gene encoding histone H1 (Syntenic homolog of Saccharomyces cerevisiae YPL127C (HHO1); 1-intron), with translation MGPKATSGTRGRGKKVGTKTAAPLPKYKDLIVEAVVSLAERGGSSRQAIKKFIRDKYAVGAKFDGQFNLAVKRGLEAGELAQPKGPAGSIKLLKKAAQPKPEEAKRAAKPAKRVVKAAKPAKAKPAKAAKAAKPAKPVKAAKAASAVKPAARKLAKPVVKKVGSKKVATKNAVVGKKSVVSSAASKKLLAKKAVPKKTAGRKPLVGKKVVAVSRKPAAKKLAKSA, from the exons ATGGGACCAAAGGCCACGAGCGGGACCCGGGGACGGGGGAAGAAGGTGGGCACGAAGACGGCAGCGCCGCTTCCGAAATACAAGG ACCTGATAGTGGAGGCGGTGGTGAGCCTGGCCGAGCGGGGCGGGTCATCGCGGCAGGCGATCAAGAAGTTCATCCGGGACAAGTACGCGGTGGGCGCGAAGTTCGACGGGCAGTTCAATCTGGCGGTGAAGCGCGGGCTGGAGGCCGGGGAGCTGGCACAGCCGAAGGGGCCGGCAGGGTCGATCAAGCTGTTGAAGAAGGCGGCGCAGCCGAAGCCGGAGGAGGCGAAGCGGGCGGCGAAGCCCGCGAAGAGGGTCGTGAAGGCGGCGAAGCCCGCGAAGGCGAAGCCCGCGAAGGCTGCGAAGGCTGCGAAGCCCGCGAAGCCGGTGAAGGCGGCGAAAGCGGCGAGCGCCGTGAagccggcggcgcggaaGCTGGCGAAGCCGGTCGTGAAGAAGGTCGGCAGCAAGAAGGTGGCCACGAAGAACGCGGTGGTGGGCAAGAAGTCGGTAGTCTCGAGCGCCGCGTCCAAGAAACTGCTCGCGAAGAAAGCGGTGCCGAAGAAGACAGCCGGCCGCAAGCCCCTCGTTGGGAAGAAGGTGGTTGCCGTCTCGCGGAAGCCAGCGGCAAAAAAGCTGGCCAAGAGTGCCTAG
- the TBF1 gene encoding Tbf1p (Syntenic homolog of Saccharomyces cerevisiae YPL128C (TBF1)), protein MALGIPYLHEYDEDTLKQRLEAVLPGLPYATQLTLKSLPLLNDISTQLLRLLTITPLHVLTGSVQEDKAAQAEHELFHVLVDALIEVKEVYGDTSLLTVYDVAPGIWFPGCDPPLILRNFEQFVLATIRKCNLVMFMLTLLGKFQYGFQFLNECFIDIFCPSNSYSTSDGGKDTGSYSVQSNASFTPCTSTFSGSLTSAIGGRLLKTHTVLYLNMKTQAFIAAMEQEDPLLNRKQILDTLFPADMATYLQLKSGEPANEFQLTPSEKDFITRCQRRRETLEANTDLRDIMELYKWSDFLKEFLAYVSKNVSLLVFGKRAKCAAPKQFELSDSLGYAPIQNARLSSAVHPSDSSITPAAVNTPIASASPNEVDQRTDGVKAPNGVSSCSVPSGHLNEPIIARKKLQQKRMWVKEEEEALISALKVYGPAWSKILEYHGAGGSVSETLKNRTQVQLKDKARNWKMHYLKKGAPVPFYLLKVTGNLEREEKFKKRSKAKRKSKGSPSQ, encoded by the coding sequence ATGGCACTGGGTATACCATACTTACATGAATACGACGAAGATACGTTGAAGCAGAGACTCGAAGCAGTATTGCCCGGCTTACCATATGCAACTCAGCTTACGCTCAAGTCGCTTCCGCTGCTGAATGACATTTCCACACAGCTCCTGCGGCTTTTAACTATCACGCCATTGCATGTGCTGACCGGTTCGGTGCAGGAAGACAAGGCGGCTCAGGCGGAACACGAGCTGTTCCATGTGCTGGTCGACGCATTGATAGAGGTGAAGGAAGTCTACGGAGACACTTCTCTGCTGACCGTGTACGATGTGGCTCCCGGGATATGGTTCCCAGGATGCGACCCGCCGTTGATCCTGCGGAACTTTGAACAGTTCGTTCTCGCAACGATCAGGAAGTGCAACCTAGTCATGTTCATGCTGACCTTACTAGGCAAGTTCCAGTATGGCTTCCAGTTCCTCAACGAGTGCTTCATTGACATCTTCTGTCCCAGCAATTCGTATTCTACTTCGGACGGTGGTAAGGACACTGGATCCTACAGTGTTCAGAGCAATGCGTCTTTCACACCCTGCACCAGCACCTTTTCCGGCTCGCTCACTTCAGCGATCGGGGGCAGACTGCTGAAGACACATACCGTTCTCTACTTGAACATGAAAACACAGGCATTCATCGCGGCGATGGAGCAGGAGGATCCGCTACTAAACAGAAAACAGATCCTTGATACACTATTCCCCGCCGATATGGCTACATACCTGCAGCTTAAAAGTGGCGAACCGGCAAACGAGTTCCAGCTAACGCCAAGTGAAAAGGATTTCATCACGCGCTGTCAGCGCAGACGTGAGACGTTGGAAGCAAACACAGACCTCCGAGACATTATGGAGCTCTACAAATGGTCTGATTTTCTAAAGGAATTTTTGGCATATGTATCCAAGAATGTCAGTCTTCTAGTCTTCGGGAAGCGTGCGAAGTGTGCGGCTCCAAAACAATTTGAATTATCCGATTCACTGGGATATGCCCCCATCCAAAATGCCCGCCTGTCATCCGCTGTACATCCAAGCGACTCCTCGATAACGCCTGCCGCGGTGAACACCCCTATCGCAAGCGCCTCACCTAACGAAGTTGACCAGCGCACCGACGGGGTAAAAGCACCCAACGGGGTCTCCAGTTGCTCGGTGCCCTCCGGTCACCTCAACGAGCCCATTATTGCCCGCAAAAAGTTACAGCAGAAGCGCATGTGGGTCAaggaagaagaggaagCCCTCATTTCGGCCCTCAAAGTATACGGTCCAGCGTGGTCCAAGATACTAGAGTATCACGGTGCCGGCGGCTCTGTCTCTGAGACTCTAAAAAATAGAACCCAGGTGCAGCTTAAGGATAAGGCCCGGAATTGGAAGATGCATTACTTAAAGAAAGGAGCGCCTGTGCCATTCTATCTGCTCAAGGTTACTGGCAACTTGGAACGAGAGGAGAAGTTCAAAAAAAGATCAAAGGCGAAAAGAAAGTCAAAGGGTAGCCCATCCCAGTAG
- the STE4 gene encoding G protein subunit beta (Syntenic homolog of Saccharomyces cerevisiae YOR212W (STE4)), giving the protein MDSIRYPSIQISFLNLPETKRQSIYYQPAGDSCFRMKGYSEKINPPWQPFHAQDINVPDFPATTLEHAPEDVERQIGLAREEYKQLRTQINRIKSRIQDADLQSLSKNVAPITSVNLKPVTTLKGHNNKVSSFRWSSDSRTILSASQDGFMLLWDAATGLKSNAIPLHSQWVLSCAICPNGNLVASAGLDNNCTIYRVSRKDRIQQNIVSIFKGHTCYISEIEFLDDNSILTASGDMTCALWDITKSKRINEFADHLGDVLSLSAAPTETEGNGNVFASGGSDGYLYIWDKRVPTSVQSFFVSDSDVSKVKFFRNGNTIATGSDDGCTNLYDLRSDCRIANYSLSRSIHGATPVQQQTYIMSNMDYTAPSGTLARASPYSPAIGTVSSSFIDNQGVISMDFSRSGRLLYVSYTEFGCAVWDLVKGEIIGKLDGHSDRISGVATSPDGLAICTGSWDMTMKVWSPAYM; this is encoded by the coding sequence ATGGATAGCATTAGATATCCATCCATCCAAATATCATTTCTCAATCTGCCAGAAACCAAACGACAATCCATCTACTATCAGCCAGCAGGAGATAGTTGCTTCAGAATGAAAGGGTATAGTGAGAAGATAAACCCCCCATGGCAACCCTTCCATGCGCAAGATATAAATGTGCCGGACTTCCCTGCTACGACGCTGGAGCACGCACCAGAAGATGTCGAACGACAAATAGGACTTGCAAGGGAAGAATACAAGCAGCTACGCACTCAGATTAATAGGATAAAGTCCAGAATACAGGACGCTGACCTGCAATCTTTGTCTAAAAATGTGGCGCCGATAACATCGGTCAACTTAAAACCAGTGACAACATTAAAAGGGCATAACAATAAAGTTAGCAGTTTCAGATGGAGTTCTGACTCTAGAACAATACTCAGTGCGAGTCAGGATGGCTTCATGCTGCTATGGGATGCTGCCACCGGCTTAAAGAGTAATGCGATACCACTTCATTCCCAGTGGGTCTTGAGTTGTGCTATATGTCCCAATGGAAACCTAGTCGCTAGCGCAGGACTGGACAATAACTGCACCATCTATAGAGTCTCACGCAAGGACAGGATTCAGCAGAACATTGTTTCTATCTTCAAGGGCCACACATGTTACATATCAGAAATTGAATTTCTGGACGATAATTCTATCTTAACGGCTAGTGGGGATATGACATGTGCACTGTGGGACATTACTAAAAGCAAGCGGATAAATGAGTTTGCTGATCACCTGGGTGATGTGTTGAGCTTATCCGCTGCCCCCACAGAGACAGAAGGCAACGGTAATGTTTTTGCGAGCGGGGGCTCTGATGGGTACCTTTATATCTGGGATAAAAGAGTACCCACAAGTGTTCAGAGTTTTTTCGTTAGCGACAGCGATGTCAGTAAGGTCAAGTTCTTCAGAAATGGCAACACTATAGCCACCGGCTCTGACGACGGATGCACCAATCTTTACGACTTAAGAAGTGACTGCCGAATCGCAAATTACTCTCTTTCCAGAAGTATTCATGGTGCAACCCCGGTTCAACAGCAGACGTATATCATGTCGAATATGGACTATACAGCCCCATCGGGTACCCTTGCAAGAGCGAGCCCCTATTCGCCCGCAATCGGCACAGTTTCCTCAAGCTTCATAGACAACCAGGGCGTGATTTCAATGGATTTTAGTCGCTCAGGCCGCCTACTATATGTATCATACACGGAATTTGGGTGCGCAGTATGGGATCTTGTTAAAGGAGAGATAATCGGCAAACTTGACGGCCATTCGGACAGGATATCTGGCGTGGCCACTAGCCCTGACGGACTTGCTATCTGCACCGGCTCTTGGGATATGACGATGAAAGTGTGGTCACCTGCCTATATGTGA
- a CDS encoding transcription initiation factor TFIID subunit 14 family protein (Syntenic homolog of Saccharomyces cerevisiae YPL129W (TAF14) and YOR213C (SAS5); 1-intron; Tandem gene duplication in this genome): MQSPTVERVVRLKIQQAVIPSIPPIDGLPMRRWSMDICLVGPQGEEVPARIFESCTYFLHPTFEHPKRRFTVPPFRLDEQGWGEFDFKIVAKFIQNGGRATINHELSFSESAVAVDFTIMVPYHIDELRKVLLESGPVPDYSIEDRDDHPVRQKIPQMATAIAAANEEIVGEVVKTIVAYPGVSDALLKRRHRTEEFVIQLGQLPSSVLEILFNILQGQY; encoded by the exons ATGCAAAGT CCTACGGTTGAACGGGTGGTCAGGCTGAAGATCCAACAGGCTGTGATACCCAGCATACCGCCGATAGATGGTCTGCCCATGCGGCGGTGGTCCATGGATATTTGCCTCGTGGGCCCACAGGGAGAAGAGGTACCTGCGCGTATCTTCGAGTCGTGCACGTACTTTCTGCACCCGACGTTCGAGCATCCAAAAAGGCGCTTCACCGTTCCACCATTCCGGCTGGATGAGCAGGGCTGGGGGGAGTTCGACTTCAAGATCGTCGCCAAGTTCATCCAGAATGGCGGCCGGGCTACCATCAACCACGAGCTGTCGTTTTCGGAGAGCGCCGTCGCGGTCGACTTCACCATCATGGTACCGTACCACATTGATGAGCTCCGTAAGGTATTATTAGAAAGCGGGCCAGTGCCCGACTACAGTATAGAAGACCGGGACGACCACCCAGTGAGGCAGAAGATACCCCAAATGGCGACTGCCATCGCGGCTGCGAACGAGGAGATTGTGGGCGAGGTAGTGAAAACTATAGTTGCGTATCCAGGAGTCAGTGATGCACTGCTGAAGCGTCGCCACAGGACAGAGGAATTCGTTATTCAACTGGGACAGCTGCCAAGCAGTGTACTGGAGATTTTATTTAATATTTTACAGGGACAATACTAG
- a CDS encoding ACR099Cp (Syntenic homolog of Saccharomyces cerevisiae YPL129W (TAF14) and YOR213C (SAS5); 1-intron; Tandem gene duplication in this genome), with the protein MVATVKRTVRIKTQQSILPDVPPSVDNFPMRRWSIQLAILDEHGEELPATLFDKVVYHLHPTFANPNRTFTEPPFKIEEQGWGGFELLISCHLLEKAGERKITHDLHFMKDAYQVDHVIQVPINKPLLRAELEKSGPVDDGAAVSAAAIGENKRKAVTSNGETKAKKVKTAVGSTVKGSVDLEKLAFGLTKLNEDDLVGVVQMVTDNRTPDMNITNNVEEGEFVIDLYSLPEGLLKSLWEYVKKNIE; encoded by the exons ATGGTTGCG ACGGTCAAGAGAACTGTGAGAATAAAGACACAGCAGTCCATACTCCCGGACGTGCCACCGTCCGTGGACAACTTCCCTATGCGCAGATGGAGCATCCAGCTCGCCATACTGGACGAGCACGGGGAGGAGCTGCCCGCGACTCTCTTCGACAAGGTGGTGTACCACTTGCATCCGACGTTTGCAAATCCGAACAGGACGTTCACGGAGCCCCCATTCAAGATCGAGGAGCAGGGCTGGGGCGGGTTCGAGCTGCTGATCAGCTGCCACCTGCTGGAGAAGGCCGGCGAGCGCAAGATCACGCACGACCTGCACTTCATGAAGGACGCGTACCAGGTAGACCATGTGATCCAGGTGCCGATCAATaagccgctgctgcgcgcagAGCTGGAGAAAAGCGGCCCGGTGGACGATGGCGCGGCGGTGAGCGCGGCGGCCATCGGTGAGAACAAGCGCAAGGCCGTGACGAGCAATGGCGAGACCAAAGCCAAGAAGGTCAAGACCGCGGTGGGGTCTACAGTCAAGGGCTCGGTGGACCTGGAGAAGCTCGCATTCGGCCTGACGAAGCTCAACGAGGACGACCTGGTCGGCGTTGTGCAGATGGTCACAGACAACCGCACTCCGGATATGAACATCACCAACAATGTGGAGGAGGGCGAGTTTGTGATCGACCTGTACAGTCTGCCCGAGGGGCTGCTGAAAAGCTTGTGGGAGTATGTGAAGAAGAACATCGAGTAG
- the AIM41 gene encoding Aim41p (Syntenic homolog of Saccharomyces cerevisiae YOR215C (AIM41)) — MLMNSAARPMLLFRALARRSASSQAYTDALAHLKQDLKKAMLAKDDTKKTTIRSLLATIKNKEIDSRDKPLDHFALHDIYSKLVAQRRESIDGFLKNGRDDLVQKEQLEMQLIQAYMAALPVASAEELAARADAFLHELKSTHGALPLPKVFAQVSWPTVAQDWNASPAAVRSALAAAFKKSS, encoded by the coding sequence ATGCTCATGAACTCCGCTGCCAGGCCCATGCTGCTCTTccgcgcgctcgcgcgccgcagcgccagctcACAGGCGTACACCGACGCCCTCGCCCACCTGAAGCAGGACCTCAAGAAGGCGATGCTCGCCAAGGACGACACCAAGAAAACCACGATCCGCTCGCTGCTGGCCACCATTAAGAACAAAGAGATCGACAGCCGCGACAAGCCGCTCGACCACTTTGCCCTCCACGACATCTACTCCAAGCTGGTTGCGCAGCGTCGCGAGTCCATCGATGGCTTCCTCAAGAATGGCCGCGATGACCTGGTCCagaaggagcagctggagaTGCAGCTGATCCAGGCCTACATGGCCGCTCTGCCTGTCGCCTCCGCCGAAGAGCTggccgcccgcgccgaCGCCTTCCTACACGAACTTAAGAGTACACATGGCGCGCTGCCCCTCCCCAAGGTCTTCGCCCAGGTCTCCTGGCCGACCGTCGCCCAGGACTGGAACGCATCGCCCGCAGCAGTGCGCTCGGCCCTTGCCGCAGCCTTCAAGAAGAGCTCATGA